In Methylobacterium aquaticum, the following are encoded in one genomic region:
- a CDS encoding K(+)-transporting ATPase subunit F gives MTLDYGLGGLMTLGLLAYLAYALVRPERF, from the coding sequence ATGACCCTCGATTACGGGCTCGGCGGCCTCATGACCCTCGGGCTGCTCGCCTATCTCGCCTACGCCCTCGTGCGGCCCGAGCGGTTCTGA
- a CDS encoding polyhydroxyalkanoic acid system family protein codes for MAKPLVVEIPHQLGRAEARRRIDTRIGQGRELVQKAGLTMQDPVWDGDTLAFVVGAMGQTVSGTIAVEDAVARVEVRLPLLLGMFSAKVRQAIAEKGGELLAA; via the coding sequence ATGGCGAAGCCCCTGGTCGTCGAGATCCCCCACCAGCTCGGCCGGGCCGAGGCGCGCCGGCGCATCGACACCCGCATCGGCCAGGGTCGGGAGCTCGTGCAGAAGGCCGGCCTCACGATGCAGGACCCGGTCTGGGACGGCGACACCCTCGCCTTCGTCGTCGGCGCCATGGGCCAGACGGTGAGCGGCACCATCGCGGTCGAGGACGCGGTCGCCCGCGTCGAGGTCCGGCTGCCGCTGCTGCTCGGGATGTTCTCGGCCAAGGTGCGCCAGGCCATCGCCGAGAAGGGCGGCGAGCTCTTGGCGGCCTGA